A segment of the Bacteroidota bacterium genome:
TTTATGGAATAGATACAATTTTGATAAACTTATCAAAATTATTAATAACAGAAGTAAAATAAAATTTGATTGGCAAGAAGTACTTCAGTTAATGATAGCAGAAAGAATTAATGACCCTTGTTCAAAATTGCAAACTCATTTCAATCAAACTGAATATATTGGATTTAGAAAAGATGAGATTCCTTTACATCATTTCTACAGAACTTTAGATGTTTTGAGTAAAGAAGAAAAATTTATAAAAAAACATATTTTCACACATGTATGTATTAACTGAAAACTCCCCACTCTATTAATCGAAAAGTATCCACCTAAAAAAGTTTAACTACCTTAGTTTTTTTTTATAAAAACGAGGTAAAAAATGATAACAATGGTAGATAAAAATTCGATATTAATAATGTATTATCGTGATGGAGAAAGTAAAAGTTTCATTTCACGAGAATTAAAATTAAGTCGCAAAACTGTTCGTAAATATATAGACGAACATGAGCGAAAATCAGGTTCACTTAAACTATCTGAGCATTTAGAAAAAGGTATGTCAAGTTGTCCAAAGTATGATGTTTCAAGCCGATCAAAAGTTAAGCTGACACGTGATATTGAAGAGGCAGTAAATTCTTGCATAGAAAAAAACCGACAAAAAATAAATCAAGGACTTCGCAAGCAAATCATGAAGAAAATAGATATTCACGAATATTTATTGTCAAAAGGTTATGAAGTTGGTTACACCACAATTTGCAATTATATAAGAGGAAAAGAATGCTTAGGAAAAGAGAGTTTTATAAAACAAATTTATAAACCTGGGAAAGTTTGCGAGTTTGATTGGGGCGATGTAAAATTATTTATAGACGGTAAATTGCAAACCTTTAATATGGCAGTTTTTACCAGTGCTTATAATAATTATCGTTGGGCGAAGTTGTTTTATCGTCAGGATACTTTAGCCTTTAGCCAGAGTCATATAGATTTTTTTTCACATTTAGAAGGAGTTCACAAAGAACTTGTTTATGATAATATGCGGGTAGCGATAGCAAAATTTGTTGGGCGAACAGAAAAAAAACCAACAGAAGCCTTATTGGAACTTTCAAATTATTACAAATTTGGATTTCGTTTTTGTAACATCCGTAAAGGAAATGAAAAGGGACATGTTGAAAAAAGCGTTGAATATATCCGCAGAAAATCGTTTTGTATTAAAGATGAATTTTCCGACATAGCAGAAGCTAACAAACATTTGCAAGAAAGTTGTGATAAATTAAATAATTCAG
Coding sequences within it:
- the istA gene encoding IS21 family transposase; amino-acid sequence: MVDKNSILIMYYRDGESKSFISRELKLSRKTVRKYIDEHERKSGSLKLSEHLEKGMSSCPKYDVSSRSKVKLTRDIEEAVNSCIEKNRQKINQGLRKQIMKKIDIHEYLLSKGYEVGYTTICNYIRGKECLGKESFIKQIYKPGKVCEFDWGDVKLFIDGKLQTFNMAVFTSAYNNYRWAKLFYRQDTLAFSQSHIDFFSHLEGVHKELVYDNMRVAIAKFVGRTEKKPTEALLELSNYYKFGFRFCNIRKGNEKGHVEKSVEYIRRKSFCIKDEFSDIAEANKHLQESCDKLNNSAQKLLKDRTANELFEIEKPYLYESKIPYKCFKDEYSKVDKYSTIILYGNRYSVPDFLVGKLLDVKVFAEKIDVYYNTELICSHARNYGAHTWSLDINHYLTTLFRKPGALKGSMAFSQLSSQIKNIYKEYFIDESKDFIELLQYCKNNEISFETIEKAIKRVKQITPSDITKDKVLAVMNKEKEPVKEEKTDNEIYHHSQAMLKELNILFN